ATTCCAAAACCTTATTTATAATAGCAGACCGGGTTATAAAGGTTTATTAAACACACATTGGATGAAATATTTAATTGTTCTTTTATTTGTTAGCAAGCTGGCTGTTGCTCAAACGCCTGATCTTGTTAAATATGTCAACACACTGCAGGGAACCAATTCAAAACATGAGTTGACGCGCGGCAATACGTACCCCACTACAGCCCTTCCTTTTGGAATGAATACCTGGACTCCGCAGACGGGCCGAAATGGTGATGGCTGGAAATACCAGTATTTTAAGAAAACGATCAGGGGCTTCCAGCAGGCGCACCAGTGCAGTTCGTGGAGTAATGATTATGCGGTATTTTCTTTCATGCCGGTTACCGGAGCTCTTAAGGTAAACGAAGAAGAAAGGGCTGCAGGTTTTAGTCACGATAATGAGATTGCACGTCCCAACTATTATAAAGTAAAGCTTGATAACGGAATTACTACAGAGATGTCACCCACAGAACGCGGGGCACATCTTCGTTTCTCATTCCCTAAAGGCGAAAAAAGCTATCTGGTTCTGGACGGCTACACAAAAATGAGCATGGTGAAGATCATTCCTTCAGAACGCAAGATCATCGGATACGTTAATAATGGTCATTATGTGCCTGAGAATTTCAGGAACTACTTTGTCGTGGTATTCGATAAACCTTTCAAAAGCTACGGCACATGGGAAAACCGTACAAATTCTGTTTCTACGGGGACATTGGAGCTGGAAGGTAAGGGAGCGGGTGCGTATATTGAGTTTAAGGCCGGAGAGCAGGTACAGGCGAAGGTTGCTTCTTCGTATATCAGTACTGAGCAGGCCGGACTAAATTTAAAAAGAGAGCTTGGCAAGTTCAGGAACCTCGAGGCTACCAAAACGGCTGCCGCTAAGATATGGAATGAGCACTTAAGCAGGATACTTGTAGAAGGCGGCACTGAGGAGGAGAAAGCAACATTCTATTCCTGCTTCTTCAGGGCCAGTTTATTCTCCCGTCAGTTTTTTGAATATGATAAGGATGGTAAACCTTATTACTACAGCGCTTATGACGGAAAGATACACGAAGGGTACATGTACACGGACACCGGTTTCTGGGATACGTTCAGGGCTCAGTTCCCGTTAAATGCTATCATGCATCCTACTATGCATGGTCGTTATATGCAAGCTTTGCTTGCCGCTTACGAACAATGCGGATGGCTGCCTTCATGGTCGTTTCCCGGTGAAGGCGGAAGTATGATCGGAAATCATGCCATCTCATTACTTACAGACGCCTGGGTAAAAGGCATACGGACATTCGATCCGAAACAAGCTTTGCAGGCTTATCTTCATGAAGCCACTAACAAAGGTCCATGGGGCCCCGCCAATGGCAGACATGGCTGGAAGGAATATTATCAACTGGGGTACGTTCCTTACCCCGAATACGGAGAAGCTACTGCAAAAACTCTTGAATACGCGTATGATGATTTTTGCGCCTGGCAGTTATCGAAAGAAACGGATCAGCCATTTTATACCCGTATTTTTGAACGCCAGATGTACAACTATAAAAACGTTTACGACCCATCTACGCGCTTTATGAGAGGCAGAAACAGCAAAGGGGAATGGAAAGCCAACTTTGATCCTATTGAGTGGGGCGGTCCCTATACCGAAGGTAATGCCTGGCATTGGCAGTGGTCGGTTTTTCATGATGTTCAGGGACTGATCAACCTGATGCAGGGAGAGAAAAATTTTACTGCGAAGCTTGATTCGGTGTTTTCAGAGCCTAATAAAGTGAATACAGGAACCTATGGTGGAATGATACACGAGATGACTGAGATGGTGATGGCGAATATGGGGCAGTATGCTCATGGCAATCAACCGATTCAGCATATGATCTATTTGTATAACTATGCGGGTCAACCCTGGAAGACTCAATATCATGTACGTCAGGTAATGAGCCGTTTGTATAATTCTACTGAAAACGGGTATCCCGGAGACGAAGATCAGGGTCAGACTTCGTCATGGTATGTTTTGAGCGCTTTAGGCTTTTATAGTGTTTGTCCCGGCACTGATCAATATGTAATCGGCAGTCCGGTATTTAATAAGGTGACTATTACTCTGGAGAATGGGAAGAAGTTTGTGATCCAGGCGCGTAATAACAATGCGCAGAACGTATATATCCAGTCGGCAAAGCTTAACGGAAAAGACTATACTCCTACTTATATAAAACACTCAGACATTACAAACGGCGGACTGCTGGAGTTTGATATGCAGGCTCAGCCCGCAACGCAAAGAGCGCAAAGTGTATCTGACCGGCCTTTTTCGTTATCGCGCTGAAGGGATACTGAAGAATGAATGGAG
The window above is part of the Arcticibacter tournemirensis genome. Proteins encoded here:
- a CDS encoding GH92 family glycosyl hydrolase, with translation MKYLIVLLFVSKLAVAQTPDLVKYVNTLQGTNSKHELTRGNTYPTTALPFGMNTWTPQTGRNGDGWKYQYFKKTIRGFQQAHQCSSWSNDYAVFSFMPVTGALKVNEEERAAGFSHDNEIARPNYYKVKLDNGITTEMSPTERGAHLRFSFPKGEKSYLVLDGYTKMSMVKIIPSERKIIGYVNNGHYVPENFRNYFVVVFDKPFKSYGTWENRTNSVSTGTLELEGKGAGAYIEFKAGEQVQAKVASSYISTEQAGLNLKRELGKFRNLEATKTAAAKIWNEHLSRILVEGGTEEEKATFYSCFFRASLFSRQFFEYDKDGKPYYYSAYDGKIHEGYMYTDTGFWDTFRAQFPLNAIMHPTMHGRYMQALLAAYEQCGWLPSWSFPGEGGSMIGNHAISLLTDAWVKGIRTFDPKQALQAYLHEATNKGPWGPANGRHGWKEYYQLGYVPYPEYGEATAKTLEYAYDDFCAWQLSKETDQPFYTRIFERQMYNYKNVYDPSTRFMRGRNSKGEWKANFDPIEWGGPYTEGNAWHWQWSVFHDVQGLINLMQGEKNFTAKLDSVFSEPNKVNTGTYGGMIHEMTEMVMANMGQYAHGNQPIQHMIYLYNYAGQPWKTQYHVRQVMSRLYNSTENGYPGDEDQGQTSSWYVLSALGFYSVCPGTDQYVIGSPVFNKVTITLENGKKFVIQARNNNAQNVYIQSAKLNGKDYTPTYIKHSDITNGGLLEFDMQAQPATQRAQSVSDRPFSLSR